From Amphiprion ocellaris isolate individual 3 ecotype Okinawa chromosome 10, ASM2253959v1, whole genome shotgun sequence, one genomic window encodes:
- the LOC111587176 gene encoding peroxiredoxin-6-like, whose amino-acid sequence MPGLLLGDVFPDFEAETTQGTIKLHEFFGDSWGILFSHPRDYTPVCTTELGRAARLSDEFSKRNVKLIALSVDCLEDHHGWTKDILAYNCEESSCCSLPFPIIADSKRELAVALGMLDPDEKDKDGIPLTARCVFIIGPDKRLKLSLLYPATTGRNFDEILRVVDSLQLTAGKRVATPADWKPGDCVMVPPSMSEEEAAAWFPAGVYTKDLPSGKKYLRYTPQP is encoded by the exons ATGCCGGGACTGCTGCTCGGAGATGTATTTCCTGATTTCGAGGCAGAAACCACACAAGGGACAATTAAACTCCATGAATTTTTCGGTGACTC aTGGGGAATCCTCTTCTCTCACCCCAGAGACTACACCCCTGTGTGCACCACAGAGTTGGGCCGAGCTGCCAGACTGAGCGATGAGTTCAGCAAACGCAACGTCAAACTGATCGCCTTGTCCGTCGACTGCCTGGAGGATCACCATGGCTGGACCAAG GACATTCTGGCGTACAACTGTGAGGAGTCGTCCTGCTGCTCGCTGCCCTTTCCCATCATAGCGGACAGCAAACGGGAGCTGGCAGTGGCCTTGGGCATGCTAGACCCAGACGAGAAGGACAAAGATGGCATTCCACTGACTGCTCGCTGT GTGTTTATTATTGGCCCTGACAAACGGCTGAAACTGTCGCTGCTCTACCCGGCCACCACAGGACGCAATTTTGACGAGATCCTGCGGGTGGTGGATTCACTCCAGCTAACAGCAGGGAAACGAGTGGCCACGCCTGCCGACTGGAAG CCTGGAGACTGTGTGATGGTTCCTCCCAGCATGTCCGAAGAGGAGGCGGCCGCTTGGTTCCCAGCTGGCGTCTACACCAAAGACCTGCCCTCAGGCAAGAAGTACCTCCGCTACACACCCCAGCCATAA